One Phaseolus vulgaris cultivar G19833 chromosome 2, P. vulgaris v2.0, whole genome shotgun sequence DNA window includes the following coding sequences:
- the LOC137811685 gene encoding cellulose synthase A catalytic subunit 4 [UDP-forming]-like: MALNSMAASHSHFPCGSGEHRPPTRHSASKVCRVCSDQIGHGEDGKLFVACHVCSFPVCQPCYEYERSEGNQCCPQCNTRYKRHKGCPRVVGDDEKHSDADDFHDDPEEKYDANHLENKDYKEQQWHQKGQAFSTAGSVAGKEFEGEKEFFSNGEWEERLEQWKARQEKRGLLNKEEGKDEQVEDDYVLAEARQPLWRKVPISSSLINPYRIVIIMRLFILVFFLRFRVLTPAYDAYPLWLASVICEVWFALSWILDQFPKWFPITRETYLDRLSMRFEREGEPNLLAPVDVYVSTVDPLKEPPIITANTVLSILAVDYPVEKVCCYVSDDGASMLLFDALSETSEFARRWVPFCKKYSIEPRAPEFYFSQKIDYLKDKVLPTFVKERRAMKREYEEFKVKINSLVAKAQKKPEEGWVMQDGTPWPGNSTRDHPGMIQVYLGSGGALDVEGKELPRLVYISREKRPGYNHHKKAGAMNALVRVSAVLSNAPFMLNLDCDHYINNSKAIREAMCFLMDPQIGKKLCYVQFPQRFDGIDRHDRYANRNIVFFDINMKALDGIQGPVYVGTGCVFNRQALYGYDPPVSEKRPKMTCDCWPAWCCCCCGGSRKSKSKKKSGGGGGLFSRLYTKKKKMMGKNYVRKGSESLFDLEEIEEGLEGYDELEKSSLMSQKKFEKRFGQSPVFIASTLIENGGLPEGTNSQSLIKEAIHVISCGYEEKTEWGKEIGWIYGSVTEDILTGFKMHCRGWKSVYCMPKRAAFKGSAPINLSDRLHQVLRWALGSVEIFLSRHCPLWYGYGGKLKWLERLAYTNTIVYPFTSLPLLAYCTIPAVCLLTGKFIIPALTNLASVWFMALFISIILTGVLELRWSGVSLEDWWRNEQFWVIGGVSAHLFAVFQGLLKVLGGVDTNFTVTAKAADDAEFGELYLFKWTTLLIPPTTLIILNMVGVVAGVSDAINNGYGSWGPLFGKLFFAFWVIVHLYPFLKGLMGRQNRTPTIVVLWSILLASIFSLIWVRIDPFLPKQTGPVLKQCGVEC, from the exons ATGGCATTGAACTCCATGGCTGCTTCTCATTCCCATTTCCCATGTGGCTCAGGCGAG CATCGACCTCCTACTCGTCATTCTGCATCAAAAGTGTGTCGAGTTTGTAGTGATCAGATTGGACATGGGGAAGATGGGAAGCTGTTTGTGGCTTGTCATGTGTGTAGTTTTCCCGTTTGCCAACCCTGCTATGAGTATGAGAGGAGTGAAGGGAACCAATGCTGCCCTCAGTGCAACACCCGCTATAAACGCCACAAAG GTTGTCCTAGAGTAGTTGGTGATGATGAGAAGCATTCTGATGCAGATGATTTTCATGATGATCCAGAAGAGAAATATGATGCTAATCATTTg GAAAATAAAGACTACAAGGAACAGCAGTGGCATCAGAAAGGTCAAGCTTTCTCTACAGCCGGAAGTG TGGCTGGTAAGGAATTTGAAGGGGAGAAGGAATTCTTCAGTAATGGAGAATGGGAAGAAAGATTAGAGCAATGGAAAGCCAGGCAAGAAAAGAGAGGTCTTCTAAACAAAGAAGAAGGCAAAGATGAGCAAGTAGAAGATGACTACGT TTTGGCAGAAGCTAGGCAACCGTTGTGGCGTAAGGTCCCAATATCTTCAAGTCTAATAAACCCATATCGCATAGTCATAATCATGAGGCTCTTTATCCTCGTTTTCTTCCTCCGTTTCCGTGTCTTAACTCCAGCATATGATGCATATCCACTGTGGCTTGCCTCTGTGATATGTGAAGTATGGTTTGCACTGTCATGGATACTTGACCAGTTCCCCAAATGGTTCCCCATCACTCGTGAAACTTACTTGGATCGCTTGTCCATGAGGTTTGAGCGTGAAGGGGAGCCAAACCTTCTAGCCCCAGTTGATGTCTATGTGAGTACTGTGGACCCTTTGAAAGAGCCTCCCATTATAACAGCAAACACTGTTCTTTCAATCCTGGCTGTTGATTACCCGGTTGAGAAGGTGTGCTGCTATGTATCTGATGATGGTGCATCTATGCTCCTTTTTGATGCACTTTCAGAAACTTCTGAATTTGCACGAAGATGGGTTCCTTTTTGCAAGAAGTATAGCATAGAGCCAAGGGCACCTGAGTTCTACTTTTCTCAGAAGATTGATTACTTGAAAGATAAGGTGCTTCCTACCTTTGTGAAGGAACGAAGGGCCATGAAG AGAGAATATGAagaatttaaagtaaaaattaattcCTTAGTGGCAAAAGCTCAGAAGAAGCCAGAGGAGGGGTGGGTGATGCAGGATGGTACCCCTTGGCCTGGGAACAGTACTCGTGATCATCCAGGAATGATTCAG GTATATTTAGGAAGTGGTGGTGCACTGGACGTAGAAGGCAAGGAACTGCCACGGCTAGTGTATATTTCACGTGAAAAGCGTCCTGGCTATAACCACCACAAGAAAGCTGGTGCTATGAATGCTTTG GTTCGAGTTTCAGCTGTGCTTTCAAATGCACCTTTCATGCTGAATCTGGATTGTGATCATTACATAAACAATAGCAAGGCTATAAGAGAGGCCATGTGCTTTTTGATGGACCCCCAGATAGGAAAGAAGCTCTGTTATGTCCAATTTCCACAAAGATTCGATGGTATTGATCGGCATGATAGATATGCTAATCGCAATATTGTATTCTTTGAT ATAAATATGAAAGCCCTTGACGGGATTCAGGGTCCAGTTTACGTTGGTACTGGATGTGTGTTCAACAGGCAGGCACTATATGGATATGATCCACCAGTATCTGAGAAAAGGCCAAAGATGACTTGTGACTGCTGGCCTGCatggtgttgttgttgttgtggtgGTTCAAGGAAATCCAAGTCAAAGAAGAAATCAGGAGGAGGAGGGGGTCTCTTTAGTAGATTATAcaccaagaagaagaaaatgatggGGAAGAACTATGTTAGAAAAGGGTCTGAGTCCTTGTTTGATCTTGAAGAGATTGAAGAAGGACTTGAAGGCTACGATGAGCTAGAGAAATCATCCCTGATGTCCCAAAAGAAATTTGAGAAGCGATTTGGGCAGTCACCAGTTTTCATTGCATCCACTTTGATAGAAAATGGTGGACTTCCTGAAGGCACCAATAGTCAATCACTAATTAAGGAAGCTATTCATGTTATAAGTTGTGGCTATGAAGAGAAGACTGAATGGGGAAAAGAG ATTGGATGGATATATGGCTCAGTCACAGAAGATATTTTAACAGGGTTTAAGATGCATTGTAGAGGATGGAAATCAGTATACTGCATGCCAAAAAGAGCAGCTTTCAAAGGATCTGCCCCAATAAATCTATCAGATAGGTTACACCAAGTTCTGAGATGGGCCCTTGGTTCTGTTGAAATTTTTCTTAGTCGCCATTGTCCATTGTGGTATGGCTATGGAGGAAAACTGAAATGGCTGGAGAGGTTGGCTTATACCAATACCATTGTTTATCCATTCACTTCCCTCCCTCTACTTGCATACTGTACAATTCCAGCAGTTTGTCTTCTCACTGGAAAATTCATCATCCCAGCA TTGACCAACCTTGCTAGTGTATGGTTCATGGCTCTCTTCATCTCCATCATTTTAACTGGTGTGCTTGAGCTGAGGTGGAGTGGTGTTAGCCTTGAAGACTGGTGGCGCAATGAACAATTTTGGGTGATTGGAGGTGTATCTGCTCACCTTTTTGCTGTATTCCAAGGTCTCCTTAAGGTTCTTGGAGGAGTGGACACCAATTTTACTGTCACAGCCAAAGCAGCAGATGATGCTGAATTTGGAGAGCTGTACCTGTTCAAGTGGACAACACTTCTCATCCCACCAACCACTCTTATTATCTTGAATATGGTGGGAGTTGTGGCTGGAGTCTCTGATGCCATTAACAATGGCTATGGTTCATGGGGTCCTTTGTTTGGGAAGCTATTCTTTGCCTTCTGGGTTATTGTCCACCTATATCCCTTCCTCAAAGGTCTCATGGGAAGGCAAAACAGGACTCCTACTATTGTTGTCCTTTGGTCAATTCTTCTAGCATCAATTTTCTCTTTGATTTGGGTTAGGATTGATCCTTTCTTGCCAAAACAAACTGGTCCAGTCCTCAAACAATGTGGAGTAGAATGCTAA
- the LOC137809724 gene encoding polygalacturonase QRT3-like, with protein sequence MRFLAVCSVFLLLLLQLEDTTCFTFSREKKLSAFWTKLDRKIQNFATTPLASPVASPETHRKGRVLYVTEYGADPSGNEESSDAILKAVEDAFGLQKGYEMDAGVDELGGVVIDLEGGNYKISKPITFPSGTGNVVVKEGTLRASDEFPGDRHLVELWSSKSDQNGNGGIYYEDITFRDVLFDSSYRGGGLFIVDSARIRINDCFFLHFTTQGILVNKGHEIYITSCFLGQHSTVGGDKGERNFSGVAIDLASNDNAITDVVVFSAAIGVVLRGQANILTGVHCYNKATGFGGIGILVKLPGNSLTRIDNCYMDYTGIVMEDPVQVHVTNGLFLGDANIVLKSIEGRIFGLNIMNNMFSGDPSRKVPIVSLDGEFSSIDQVVVDGNNANGMSLRSTVGKLTASGNGTKWVADFSSVLVFPNRISHFQYSFYAQDEPKFVTFSVTNMSDNVVVMESEKEAKGFVSFTVEQ encoded by the exons ATGAGATTCTTAGCGGTGTGTTCTGTCTTCTTATTGCTGCTGCTACAACTAGAAGACACCACATGTTTCACTTTCAGCAGGGAGAAAAAGCTGTCAGCATTCTGGACCAAGCTTGATAGAAAGATTCAAAATTTTGCTACAACTCCTTTGGCATCACCAGTTGCTTCACCAGAAACACATAGG AAAGGGAGAGTGTTGTACGTGACTGAGTATGGTGCGGATCCAAGTGGGAATGAAGAGAGTAGTGATGCCATTTTGAAAGCAGTGGAAGATGCTTTTGGTTTGCAGAAGGGTTATGAGATGGATGCAGGAGTGGATGAGCTTGGAGGGGTTGTGATTGATTTGGAAGGTGGAAACTACAAAATCAGCAAACCCATTACATTCCCTTCTGGTACTGGCAATGTTGTG GTAAAAGAAGGAACGTTGAGAGCATCTGATGAATTTCCTGGTGATCGACATCTTGTCGAGTTATGGTCATCAAAGTCTGATCAAAATGGCAATGGTGGAATTTACTATGAAGACATAACTTTCAGGGACGTTCTCTTTGATTCAAGCTATAGAGGAGGAGGTTTATTCATTGTTGATTCGGCTAGAATCCGGATCAACGATTGCTTCTTCCTTCACTTCACCACACAAGGAATTCTGGTCAACAAAGGACACGAGATCTACATCACAAGCTGCTTTCTTGGGCAACACTCAACCGTGGGTGGAGACAAAGGTGAGAGGAACTTCTCAGGGGTGGCCATTGATCTTGCTAGTAATGATAATGCAATCACAGATGTTGTGGTTTTCTCAGCGGCCATTGGTGTTGTTCTAAGGGGTCAAGCTAACATTCTAACAGGGGTGCATTGTTATAATAAGGCAACAGGTTTTGGTGGCATAGGGATATTAGTGAAATTGCCTGGTAATTCTCTGACTAGAATTGACAACTGTTACATGGATTACACTGGAATAGTCATGGAAGATCCTGTTCAAGTTCATGTCACAAATGGGTTATTTCTAGGGGATGCTAATATTGTATTGAAGTCTATAGAAGGTAGGATTTTTGGCCTAAATATAATGAACAACATGTTCAGTGGTGATCCCTCAAGGAAGGTTCCTATTGTAAGTCTGGATGGGGAATTCAGTAGCATTGATCAAGTGGTGGTTGATGGCAACAATGCCAATGGCATGAGCTTGAGATCAACCGTTGGGAAGTTAACTGCCAGTGGAAATGGCACAAAGTGGGTGGCTGATTTTTCATcggttttggtgtttcctaatAGAATCAGTCATTTTCAATATTCATTTTATGCTCAAGATGAACCTAAATTTGTAACATTTTCTGTGACCAATATGTCAGATAACGTTGTTGTTATGGAGAGTGAGAAAGAAGCCAAGGGGTTTGTCTCCTTCACAGTTGAACAATAA
- the LOC137811687 gene encoding lysM domain-containing GPI-anchored protein 2 produces the protein MGAGKGAVWMVKVIAVVAIAVVATVEAQPEAKFVCNSANNSACGALIGYSHVNGTTLGDIQTLFNVKKLVDILGANNLPSNTTKRHEVGPSEVVKVPLPCRCLNGTGLSDRVPLYKIKKDDTLYNIATTTFGGLVKYPQITAANNIPDENNITAGATIYIPLPCSCDEVDGSRVVHYAHLVAAQSTVEGIAEQFGTSQQILLTLNGISDPKTLQAGQILDVPLQACSSSVKNESLDYPLLVANSSYAYTANECVKCKCDSSNNYILQCEQSELKPTNWSICPSAQCSSNVFIGNITSHTDPCNRTICAYTGYTFRNISAELVTQNTCAVPPSPSGGSSGSGSGAPRSTVQGLLWSNLFIAIHLVLFLVYVF, from the exons ATGGGCGCGGGGAAAGGGGCTGTTTGGATGGTCAAAGTTATAGCGGTGGTAGCAATCGCGGTGGTGGCGACTGTAGAGGCCCAACCGGAGGCCAAATTCGTGTGCAACAGCGCGAATAACTCCGCCTGTGGCGCCCTGATTGGGTACTCTCACGTGAACGGCACCACCCTGGGCGACATCCAAACCCTCTTCAACGTGAAGAAACTTGTGGACATCCTAGGCGCGAACAACCTCCCAAGCAACACCACAAAGCGCCACGAGGTGGGGCCCAGCGAGGTTGTGAAGGTGCCGTTGCCGTGCAGGTGCCTCAACGGGACGGGACTCTCGGACCGGGTTCCGCTTTATAAGATAAAAAAGGACGACACGCTGTACAACATAGCGACGACGACGTTTGGGGGTCTTGTGAAGTATCCGCAGATCACGGCGGCGAATAATATACCGGACGAGAATAATATCACCGCCGGGGCCACGATTTATATTCCGCTGCCGTGTAGCTGCGACGAGGTGGATGGGAGCAGAGTGGTGCACTATGCGCACCTGGTGGCGGCACAGAGCACGGTGGAGGGTATTGCTGAACAATTTGGCACCAGTCAGCAGATCCTCCTCACACTCAATGGCATTTCCGACCCCAAAACGCTTCAGGCCGGTCAGATTCTTGATGTTCCTCTTCAAG CTTGTTCCTCGAGTGTGAAAAATGAATCATTGGATTATCCATTGCTTGTTGCAAATTCTTCTTACGCCTATACTGCCAACGAATGCGTCAAATGCAAGTGTGACTCCAGCAACAACTACAT ATTACAATGCGAGCAATCCGAACTCAAACCTACCAACTGGTCTATTTGTCCTTCTGCGCAATGCTCAAGCAACGTCTTCATTGGCAACATCACTTCCCATACAGATCCCTGCAATCGCACAATCTGTGCCTATACTGGTTATACATTCCGCAATATCTCAGCAGAACTTGTAACGCAGAACACTTGTGCAG TGCCACCGAGTCCTTCAGGAGGATCTAGTGGTTCTGGTTCAGGAGCGCCCAGGAGCACTGTGCAAGGCTTGCTTTGGAGTAATCTTTTCATTGCTATTCACTTGGTCCTCTTTCTTGTCTATGTTTTTTag